In one window of Acidobacteriota bacterium DNA:
- a CDS encoding type II secretion system protein — protein MRSRTRDGRSGYSFVELLTVAAIVLIMASAVLPLARVGVQRQKEVELRRTLRELRTAIDRYKDAADLQQISNLELDPTDMGYPPDLETLVKGVTRSGDASGVKLRFLRRVPADPMTGDAEWGLRSYQDRPDSTSWGGQNVFDVYSKASGTGLDGIPYSEW, from the coding sequence ATGCGCAGCCGCACGCGCGATGGCCGATCGGGCTATTCGTTCGTCGAGTTGCTGACGGTGGCTGCCATCGTGCTCATCATGGCCTCCGCGGTCCTGCCGCTGGCAAGGGTCGGCGTGCAGCGGCAGAAGGAAGTCGAGTTGCGCCGGACCCTCCGCGAACTGCGCACGGCGATCGATCGCTACAAGGACGCCGCCGACCTGCAGCAGATCTCGAACCTGGAACTCGACCCGACGGACATGGGGTATCCGCCGGACCTCGAGACGCTCGTCAAGGGCGTGACGCGCAGTGGCGATGCATCCGGCGTCAAGCTGCGGTTCCTGCGCCGCGTGCCGGCCGATCCGATGACGGGCGACGCGGAGTGGGGATTGCGGTCGTACCAGGATCGACCCGATTCGACGTCATGGGGCGGACAAAACGTGTTCGACGTCTATTCGAAGGCCAGCGGCACCGGGCTCGACGGCATCCCTTACAGCGAGTGGTGA
- a CDS encoding type II secretion system protein, with the protein MKRSMRRSGFTLLELMVVMALIVVLGGIAMSGYRNAVTLAQEAVLREDLYRMRDAIDQYYADKNKYPSSLDALVSDGYLRALPEDPFTRSSTTWQEVPSDPDANNPGGDIGVFNVKSGSDKLSMQGQPYSEW; encoded by the coding sequence ATGAAGCGGTCCATGCGCCGGAGCGGGTTCACGCTCCTCGAACTGATGGTGGTGATGGCCCTGATCGTGGTGCTCGGCGGCATCGCGATGTCGGGCTACAGGAACGCCGTGACGCTCGCCCAGGAAGCAGTGCTGCGCGAAGACCTGTACCGCATGCGCGACGCCATCGATCAGTACTACGCCGACAAGAACAAGTACCCATCGTCGCTCGACGCCCTCGTGAGCGACGGCTACCTGCGCGCGCTGCCCGAGGATCCGTTCACGCGGTCCAGCACGACGTGGCAGGAGGTGCCGTCTGACCCCGACGCCAACAATCCCGGTGGCGACATCGGGGTCTTCAACGTGAAGAGCGGGTCCGACAAACTGTCGATGCAGGGGCAGCCGTACAGCGAATGGTGA
- a CDS encoding P-II family nitrogen regulator — MKMVVAIVRPERVNAVLEALFRAQVHGFTISRVQGHGGETEHVENYRGTTVKMALAEKVRIEIGVSNGFVEPTIDAISGAARTGEVGDGKIFVLPVEHVVRIRTGEQDQDAVTPVPHAVR, encoded by the coding sequence ATGGTTGTCGCGATCGTCAGGCCAGAACGGGTCAACGCCGTCCTCGAAGCGCTCTTCCGCGCCCAGGTCCACGGTTTCACCATCAGCCGCGTGCAGGGCCATGGCGGTGAGACCGAACACGTCGAGAACTACCGCGGCACGACAGTCAAGATGGCGCTGGCCGAGAAGGTCCGCATCGAAATCGGCGTGAGCAATGGCTTCGTCGAGCCAACCATCGATGCCATCTCTGGCGCGGCGCGAACCGGTGAGGTCGGCGACGGCAAAATCTTCGTCCTGCCCGTCGAGCACGTGGTCCGGATCCGGACCGGCGAGCAGGATCAGGACGCCGTCACGCCCGTGCCGCACGCCGTGCGCTGA